A window from Podospora bellae-mahoneyi strain CBS 112042 chromosome 1 map unlocalized CBS112042p_1, whole genome shotgun sequence encodes these proteins:
- a CDS encoding uncharacterized protein (EggNog:ENOG503NX35; COG:Q), which yields MTKTVCIVGAGPSGLVAAKSLLHDVPRGTFEVTIVDSQPRLGGLWPSQRDDNGGLIHPLMVANQSKHTVQFSDLAWPEDAPELPQAWQVGQYLDRYYKAYCLAAELCLETRVERTEKTPSGSWRVWTRSKDGTLGERPFDYLLVASGYFGKPAVPGSDVIPEHPEVPVIHSSKYRNLKDLLGGGNPKGGKILVVGGQMSGVEIAGTIATHLSSVTNSPGTCPIANPEKYSVHHIIQKPVWVMPMFLSPKASSPAPPFLPLDLASYNLSNCPHPLTNTQGHITEESAIRTSSLYETALGTDQFIYSPALAFTHKDHANPQFIAVSDNYSEFVRSGLITVTQGKLDKLSGHEAIISPTGDKVDDIVAVVLATGFKASDSISFLPQEELETLSLSPDDLNNTVALAFHGTYHPCISNLGFVGFYRSQYWGVMEMQARFVTTLWNAGGSGSVALPQALKQALDKDKSIQRTIALRDDPRASQFPMGDYAWLMQEFATALEMERVDHLGAMPALPPAGNEMNILTPARYPSKRLNEFQQPEFTKSLKQTEATVWAGVSSGKFVAKAVFRSLLGEWKLERKLTSKLPSHPSGHFSGTARFLLREGTRDGREAEFDKIVQEGGDIGMEYLYIEEGDFEADSGFTFRATRRYIWRYNENKDELSVWFAKTDDQKRADYLFHKVEFTVPKDDNEKSWKATAGHMCIKDYYDVKYDFRFKAVNLVDWNLAYTVNGPQKDYTIDGTYTR from the exons ATGACGAAGACGGTGTGCATTGTTG GGGCCGGGCCTTCGGGTCTCGTGGCCGCCAAGTCTCTTCTCCACGACGTGCCTAGGGGCACTTTTGAGGTCACCATTGTCGACTCCCAACCTCGACTGGGGGGTCTCTGGCCATCCCAGAGGGACGACAATGGTGGCCTCATCCATCCTCTCATGGTCGCCAACCAGAGCAAACACACCGTCCAATTCAGTGATCTCGCTTGGCCCGAAGATGCCCCTGAGTTGCCGCAAGCGTGGCAGGTTGGCCAGTATCTAGATCGGTACTACAAAGCGTACTGCCTCGCGGCAGAGCTATGCCTAGAAACTCGCGTTGAGAGGACCGAGAAAACTCCTTCTGGATCCTGGCGTGTTTGGACTCGCTCAAAGGATGGAACCCTGGGAGAACGTCCCTTTGATTATCTCCTCGTTGCTTCGGGCTATTTTGGGAAGCCAGCAGTCCCTGGGTCCGACGTGATTCCTGAGCATCCCGAAGTACCCGTCATCCATAGCAGCAAGTACCGAAATTTGAAGGATTTGCTTGGAGGAGGTAATCCCAAAGGGGGCAAGATTCTTGTTGTCGGAGGCCAAATGTCAGGCGTCGAGATTGCCGGCACCATTGCTACACACTTGTCTTCTGTCACCAACTCGCCTGGAACATGCCCAATAGCGAACCCTGAGAAATACTCTGTCCATCACATTATTCAAAAACCGGTCTGGGTAATGCCAATGTTTCTATCACCAAAG GCAAGCTCACCGGCACCCCCCTTCCTGCCGTTGGATTTGGCGTCCTATAACCTCTCCAACTGTCCCCACCCATTGACGAATACGCAAGGTCACATTACCGAGGAGTCAGCAATTCGAACCAGTTCCCTTTATGAAACTGCTCTCGGAACAGACCAGTTCATCTATTCCCCTGCACTCGCCTTCACCCACAAGGACCATGCCAACCCACAGTTCATAGCAGTCAGCGACAACTACAGCGAGTTCGTTCGGTCAGGGCTCATCACTGTGACCCAGGGCAAACTGGACAAGCTTTCCGGTCATGAGGCTATCATCTCGCCAACAGGGGACAAAGTCGACGACATTGTAGCAGTGGTTTTGGCAACTGGCTTCAAAGCATCTGACTCAATCTCCTTTTTACCGCAGGAAGAACTGGAGAcgctttctctttctccagACGATCTGAACAACACCGTTGCGTTGGCATTCCATGGCACATATCACCCTTGCATTTCCAACCTTGGATTCGTCGGATTCTACCGCTCTCAATACTGGGGTGTGATGGAGATGCAAGCTCGATTTGTCACAACTCTCTGGAACGCCGGCGGATCAGGATCTGTTGCTCTGCCCCAAGCCCTGAAACAAGCTTTGGACAAGGACAAGTCTATTCAACGGACGATCGCACTTCGGGACGACCCACGAGCATCTCAGTTCCCCATGGGAGACTACGCCTGGCTCATGCAAGAATTTGCCACAGCATTGGAAATGGAGCGTGTGGACCATCTCGGTGCTATGCCCGCACTCCCCCCTGCTGGCAACGAGATGAACATTCTGACTCCGGCGCGATATCCATCAAAGAGGCTTAACGAGTTTCAGCAGCCGGAATTCACGAAATCTCTGAAGCAGACCGAAGCAACAGTATGGGCAGGTGTATCATCTGGCAAATTTGTGGCAAAGGCCGTGTTTCGGTCTCTACTGGGAGAGtggaagctggagaggaaACTCACAAGCAAGCTTCCCAGTCACCCTAGCGGTCATTTCAGCGGTACGGCCAGGTTCTTGCTCCGGGAGGGCACAAGAGATGGTCGCGAAGCCGAATTCGACAAGATTGTTCAAGAAGGCGGTGATATCGGCATGGAGTACCTGTACATCGAAGAAGGCGACTTTGAGGCCGACAGCGGCTTCACCTTCCGAGCCACTCGTCGCTACATTTGGCGCTACAACGAGAACAAGGACGAGCTCAGTGTCTGGTTTGCGAAGACGGATGATCAGAAGAGGGCCGATTACCTCTTTCACAAGGTGGAATTTACGGTGCCAAAGGACGATAATGAAAAGAGCTGGAAGGCGACGGCTGGACACATGTGTATCAAAGATTATTACGACGTCAAGTATGACTTTCGCTTCAAGGCTGTCAACCTGGTGGATTGGAATTTGGCGTACACTGTCAATGGCCCGCAGAAGGATTACACGATCGATGGCACCTACACCCGTTGA